A part of Candidatus Zixiibacteriota bacterium genomic DNA contains:
- a CDS encoding MT-A70 family methyltransferase, which yields MPRGQFDIIYADPPWRYQWSGMNRKIEKHYPTMDLDDIKNLRIPSAADSALYLWTPPAILGNALEVMEAWGFRYRSHAVWDKEIMGLGVWWRNQHELLLVGRKGRFPVPPPSQRLRSVFREKRTIHSKKPHSVYEMIEHMYPGMRYLELFARNRRRGWKSWGNEV from the coding sequence ATGCCACGTGGGCAGTTCGACATCATCTATGCCGACCCACCCTGGCGCTACCAATGGTCAGGAATGAATCGCAAGATCGAAAAACACTATCCGACTATGGATCTGGATGACATCAAGAACCTACGGATACCTTCGGCTGCCGATTCGGCTTTATATTTGTGGACGCCTCCGGCCATACTTGGCAATGCGCTGGAAGTCATGGAGGCCTGGGGCTTTCGGTATCGCAGTCACGCCGTGTGGGACAAGGAGATTATGGGGCTTGGCGTCTGGTGGCGGAATCAACACGAATTGCTGCTCGTGGGCCGGAAAGGCAGATTTCCGGTGCCGCCACCGTCACAACGGCTCCGCTCGGTGTTTCGTGAGAAACGAACTATCCACAGTAAAAAGCCGCATTCGGTTTACGAGATGATCGAGCACATGTACCCCGGCATGCGGTATCTGGAGTTATTCGCCCGGAACCGCCGTCGTGGCTGGAAAAGCTGGGGCAACGAGGTATAA
- a CDS encoding S8 family peptidase: MAEKPILIFPNPRSIERTKKTTGFGSPDYRYPDVSRQKDRLTPQFDRMRQSLISDSSAGLEPETVLVLEVVGEIEDFARAARAIQGLEWLAEIDADAITPDEDFYVPPRIGKRLLYSEIEDINSRQSSELWKLLEEHEYIDATGFRTSKPLESFAALIPPEFDAEKQRIMDVLEEASVPTKSLSCRLFMSMSNQGAIDELLRLWQQWDSNRRLPRGYQKWSEIFSYLRDIRRWDVSDRLRETGVIEYWRTNLSFYQSQNIAVPFEVELWYRGDNPKRDDAIEHVRRLVAAEEGRVIKSCTIDEIRFCALKAELPASKIQGVLESHYVDLFRSNDVMFFRPTGQCAVQIMPDGEPGSFTSGTTTGNPVVALFDGVPFTNHALLDGRIRFDDPDNYSSRYQATDRRHGTAMASLICHGELDSQEEPLHRPIYVRPIMAPNRNGLNRIEHIPEDEFFEDLIERAVRRLFEGTGGSEPVAPSVRIVNLSVCDPAKVFYHRMSSMARLLDWLSYKYGLLFCVSAGNILDDLDIGLSESEFLALPAAEQTKRSIGIIHTNSRNYRIISPAESVNAITAGALHKDRSNGSATGNRIDLLHDSNLPSPISPYGFGYRSSIKPDMYIPAGRQFYHFVNGNSAQINRSILPPGQRVATAPNTGGDTTRTTYTCGTSNAAALASRSSALIWESIEELAQQLEVSIPRDNIAPIIKTLLVHGTSWGKSQESLNLCTNGSLDRKSLTRYLGYGVPDIGRVLECIDQRVTAFGYGRIGKDERHEFRLPLPPCLNGINDSRRLTITLAWLSPINVMNRNYRKANLSFEPSKIGIADDRIEADWQKVRKGTVQHEVFVGHRVASFEEGDALLIPVECREDASTLDESVCYGLAVTLEVKEDVDLPIYEQVRARIGVPVPIQERE; encoded by the coding sequence ATGGCCGAAAAACCTATCCTGATCTTCCCCAATCCCAGGTCTATTGAGAGAACCAAGAAGACAACCGGTTTCGGATCTCCTGACTATCGTTATCCCGATGTTAGTCGTCAAAAAGACAGATTGACTCCGCAGTTCGACAGAATGAGGCAGTCCCTTATCTCTGATTCCTCGGCAGGCCTTGAACCCGAGACCGTCTTGGTGTTGGAGGTAGTTGGGGAAATTGAAGATTTTGCGCGTGCCGCGAGGGCAATCCAGGGACTTGAATGGCTGGCAGAAATTGACGCTGATGCGATCACCCCAGATGAAGACTTTTATGTGCCACCGAGAATCGGCAAACGACTGCTCTACTCCGAGATTGAAGACATCAATTCGCGACAGTCGTCAGAATTGTGGAAATTACTTGAAGAACACGAATACATAGATGCTACTGGGTTCAGGACCAGCAAACCGCTAGAAAGTTTTGCTGCACTGATACCGCCTGAGTTCGACGCCGAGAAGCAGCGGATAATGGATGTGTTGGAGGAGGCTTCCGTTCCTACTAAGAGCCTATCTTGTCGGCTATTTATGAGCATGAGCAATCAAGGGGCCATCGACGAATTATTGCGCTTGTGGCAACAGTGGGATTCTAACAGGAGGTTGCCAAGAGGATATCAGAAGTGGTCGGAAATTTTCTCCTACCTCAGAGATATAAGACGTTGGGACGTTTCGGATAGATTGAGAGAGACCGGAGTAATCGAATACTGGCGAACAAACCTGAGCTTTTATCAGTCTCAGAACATTGCCGTGCCTTTCGAGGTCGAACTATGGTATCGAGGGGATAATCCGAAAAGGGACGATGCAATTGAGCACGTTCGAAGACTTGTTGCAGCGGAAGAGGGGCGTGTTATAAAATCATGTACTATTGATGAGATAAGGTTTTGTGCCTTAAAGGCAGAGCTTCCAGCTTCAAAAATCCAGGGAGTGTTAGAATCTCATTATGTTGACCTATTTCGAAGTAATGATGTCATGTTCTTCCGTCCGACTGGTCAATGTGCAGTGCAAATAATGCCTGATGGAGAACCCGGATCATTCACTTCAGGGACCACAACGGGAAACCCGGTCGTGGCACTGTTCGACGGTGTGCCCTTTACCAATCATGCACTGCTAGATGGTCGCATCCGTTTTGACGACCCAGATAACTATAGCAGCAGATATCAGGCCACCGACCGGCGGCATGGAACTGCGATGGCATCTTTGATATGTCATGGAGAACTCGATTCTCAGGAGGAACCGCTTCATAGACCGATATACGTGCGACCTATCATGGCACCTAATCGAAACGGTTTGAACAGAATTGAACACATACCTGAAGATGAGTTTTTCGAAGATTTGATCGAGAGGGCTGTCCGACGACTATTTGAAGGCACGGGCGGCAGCGAACCGGTCGCTCCGTCAGTCAGAATAGTGAATTTGTCGGTCTGTGATCCTGCTAAGGTGTTTTATCATCGAATGAGCTCGATGGCGCGATTACTGGATTGGCTCTCTTATAAGTACGGGCTTCTGTTTTGTGTAAGTGCCGGAAATATCCTTGACGACCTCGACATAGGGCTCTCGGAGAGTGAGTTCTTAGCTTTACCCGCTGCGGAACAAACCAAAAGGTCAATTGGCATCATACATACCAACTCAAGAAATTACCGGATCATTTCGCCAGCGGAATCGGTGAATGCCATTACTGCTGGGGCACTACACAAGGATCGTTCGAATGGCAGCGCAACAGGAAATCGTATCGATTTGTTGCATGATTCGAATCTCCCTTCACCAATTTCACCATATGGCTTCGGTTATCGATCATCTATAAAGCCAGACATGTACATTCCGGCCGGCAGACAGTTCTATCACTTTGTTAACGGTAATTCTGCTCAAATTAATAGGTCTATACTTCCGCCAGGACAAAGGGTCGCTACGGCACCTAATACTGGTGGTGACACAACGCGCACAACTTATACATGCGGTACTAGCAATGCAGCGGCTTTGGCATCACGTTCTAGTGCGCTCATATGGGAGTCAATCGAAGAATTAGCTCAACAGCTCGAAGTCAGCATACCGCGCGACAATATCGCACCAATCATTAAGACGCTCTTAGTACATGGCACTTCATGGGGAAAAAGCCAGGAATCCCTGAATCTGTGTACAAACGGAAGCTTGGATAGAAAGTCCTTGACGAGATACTTGGGATATGGAGTGCCAGACATAGGGAGGGTCTTGGAATGCATCGATCAACGAGTAACGGCTTTTGGGTACGGTCGGATAGGAAAAGATGAGAGACACGAGTTTAGGCTTCCGCTCCCTCCGTGCTTAAATGGTATCAACGACTCGCGACGTTTGACGATAACCCTTGCCTGGTTAAGTCCAATCAATGTCATGAATCGAAACTATCGTAAAGCCAACCTTTCATTTGAACCAAGCAAGATTGGTATTGCTGATGATAGAATCGAAGCGGATTGGCAGAAGGTCAGGAAAGGCACCGTGCAACATGAAGTATTCGTCGGCCATAGAGTTGCCTCATTTGAGGAAGGCGATGCTCTATTGATCCCGGTCGAGTGTCGCGAGGATGCCTCAACTCTAGATGAATCTGTTTGCTATGGACTTGCTGTGACTTTGGAAGTCAAAGAGGACGTTGACTTGCCAATTTATGAACAAGTGAGGGCAAGAATCGGTGTGCCTGTTCCTATTCAAGAGAGGGAATGA
- a CDS encoding helix-turn-helix domain-containing protein, whose protein sequence is MNRLYTPEEMSELLGVKLSTIYQWTHIGYIPHFKLGRFVRFRDRDVLEWLESRKRNGRKTTAIDLEF, encoded by the coding sequence ATGAACCGTCTCTATACCCCAGAAGAGATGTCGGAATTGCTCGGCGTTAAGCTGTCTACGATCTACCAGTGGACGCACATCGGGTATATTCCACATTTTAAGCTGGGGCGGTTTGTCCGGTTCCGGGATCGCGATGTCCTTGAGTGGCTGGAATCCAGAAAGAGGAATGGTAGAAAGACAACAGCGATTGATCTCGAGTTTTGA
- a CDS encoding Fic family protein has translation MENSVNVESIERPAGYSALIERFSLDVIPNWHRSLVTTSGIHRIHSDGYVVEEVFPPKYWPGDTTGDHLEFALKYDGTNLAILANLFQAVEEEQILEYIRSKPTSKYSRRIWFLYELQTGRSLDLQDLKQGNYIDLLETDEYYTIKPGEQIRRQRINNNLLGGNQFCPMVRRTAVLRELEAEDLPARCRQIVSAYPPELLKRALSYLYSKETKSSFEIENIRPSSTRTERFVALLQLAEREDFCEKEKLIELQNRIVDPRFKAPDYRENQNYVGETIPWHKEKVHFVSPKPDDLPGLMEGLIACHKRMDTSDQLAAIHAAVIAYGFVFLHPFEDGNGRIHRFLIHNVLARRGFTPKGVMFPISASMLKNPAEYDDSLEAFSKKLMPLVEYSLDEDGRMTVHNDTGIWYRYIDMSPQAEALLRFIARTIDTELSTELAFLASYDETKKAIQDVVDLPDQKIDLFIRFCLQNGGRLSKGKRRDHFDLLSDDEVAKMEKAVLSSYGEAIKATNVTD, from the coding sequence GTGGAGAATTCAGTTAATGTTGAATCGATTGAAAGGCCCGCGGGATATTCAGCGCTTATCGAGCGATTTTCGCTTGATGTCATTCCAAATTGGCATAGGTCACTAGTCACGACAAGCGGAATTCATCGAATTCACTCAGATGGATATGTAGTCGAAGAAGTCTTTCCGCCCAAGTATTGGCCAGGAGACACCACAGGAGACCATCTCGAATTTGCCTTGAAGTATGATGGCACGAATCTGGCAATTCTGGCCAACTTGTTTCAAGCGGTAGAAGAAGAGCAGATTCTCGAATATATTCGCTCGAAACCAACCAGTAAATACAGCCGGCGAATATGGTTCCTATATGAATTACAGACCGGCAGATCGCTTGACTTGCAGGACCTGAAGCAAGGCAACTATATCGACCTGCTTGAGACGGATGAATACTACACTATCAAACCCGGCGAACAAATCCGACGTCAGCGGATCAACAACAATTTGCTGGGCGGAAATCAATTCTGTCCAATGGTTCGTCGTACTGCCGTACTACGTGAATTGGAGGCGGAAGACCTTCCTGCCCGTTGCCGCCAAATCGTGTCTGCCTATCCCCCGGAATTGTTGAAGCGAGCGCTCAGCTATCTTTATTCAAAGGAGACGAAGTCGTCATTTGAGATCGAGAACATCAGGCCCTCATCGACCCGTACCGAACGATTTGTGGCGCTGCTTCAACTCGCCGAGCGGGAAGACTTCTGCGAAAAGGAAAAGTTGATTGAGCTCCAGAACCGAATAGTCGATCCACGGTTCAAAGCTCCCGATTACCGGGAGAACCAAAACTACGTTGGAGAAACAATCCCGTGGCACAAAGAGAAAGTGCATTTCGTCAGCCCGAAGCCCGATGATCTGCCAGGCTTAATGGAAGGATTGATAGCCTGCCATAAGCGGATGGATACAAGTGACCAGTTGGCGGCGATCCATGCGGCGGTCATAGCCTATGGATTCGTTTTTTTGCATCCCTTCGAAGATGGTAACGGACGAATCCATCGATTTCTGATTCACAACGTCCTTGCCCGTCGAGGATTTACGCCAAAAGGCGTCATGTTTCCCATTTCTGCCTCCATGCTGAAGAATCCCGCTGAGTACGACGACTCGTTAGAAGCTTTTTCCAAGAAGCTCATGCCGTTAGTTGAGTATTCGCTCGATGAAGATGGCCGCATGACCGTTCACAACGACACCGGAATTTGGTATCGGTATATCGATATGTCGCCTCAAGCCGAAGCGCTGCTTCGATTCATCGCCAGAACTATCGATACTGAACTGTCGACCGAGTTGGCTTTTCTTGCCAGCTATGACGAGACCAAGAAAGCCATACAGGATGTTGTTGATTTGCCTGACCAGAAAATCGACCTCTTCATTCGATTCTGTCTGCAAAATGGGGGGCGACTATCAAAAGGTAAGCGCAGGGATCATTTTGACCTCCTTTCTGACGACGAGGTTGCCAAGATGGAAAAGGCCGTTCTGTCGTCATACGGGGAAGCAATAAAGGCTACAAACGTGACTGATTGA
- a CDS encoding ATP-binding protein produces the protein MARSDILLSLVQSANRGDMVAFRKAVEILIAEERSKKHDVLADRLASALSNGGSNGFSIQSRGEARDLLFESQANRTFDDLFLQDEIKVICQQFIEEQHRSDLLRSHGLEPRNRILLAGSPGNGKTSLAEAIATHLMYPFFTIRYENLIGSYLGETASRLQKVFDHVKTRNCVLFFDEFDTIGKERGDTKETGEIKRVVSSLLLQMDRLPTYVVVITASNHPELLDRAVWRRFQIRLELTTPGLAQIESFIKTVSQRAKCNFNYNLKTLSSKLKGCSYSEVEEFCLEVVRRAVLQHKHDDAKSIVSESLRQWRLKFSA, from the coding sequence ATGGCTCGCTCGGATATATTACTGTCTTTGGTTCAATCTGCAAATCGAGGCGATATGGTTGCGTTTCGCAAGGCAGTTGAAATCTTGATAGCTGAGGAAAGATCGAAGAAACACGATGTGCTGGCTGACAGACTGGCAAGTGCTCTCAGTAATGGCGGGTCCAACGGATTCTCAATTCAATCGAGAGGTGAAGCAAGGGATCTTCTTTTCGAGTCGCAAGCAAATCGCACCTTCGACGACTTGTTCCTTCAAGATGAAATCAAAGTCATCTGTCAACAATTCATCGAAGAACAACATCGGTCAGACTTGCTAAGAAGTCATGGACTCGAACCACGCAACCGAATCCTCCTTGCAGGATCACCTGGTAACGGCAAAACCAGCTTGGCTGAAGCCATTGCGACTCATTTGATGTACCCTTTTTTCACGATTCGGTATGAGAATCTAATCGGCAGCTACTTGGGCGAGACAGCCTCACGACTTCAAAAAGTCTTTGACCATGTGAAAACTAGAAACTGCGTCTTGTTTTTCGATGAGTTTGACACTATCGGCAAGGAGCGGGGAGATACTAAGGAAACTGGCGAAATCAAACGCGTCGTGAGCTCTTTGCTCCTTCAAATGGATAGATTACCCACGTATGTTGTGGTCATAACAGCCAGCAATCACCCGGAGCTTCTTGACCGAGCCGTTTGGCGTCGGTTTCAAATACGATTGGAGCTCACAACCCCCGGATTGGCACAAATTGAATCATTCATCAAGACGGTTTCTCAACGGGCAAAGTGTAATTTCAATTACAATTTAAAGACCTTGTCCAGTAAACTTAAGGGATGCAGCTATTCCGAAGTTGAAGAGTTCTGTTTGGAAGTTGTTCGCAGGGCGGTTTTACAGCACAAGCACGATGATGCCAAATCCATTGTTTCAGAATCCTTAAGACAGTGGCGGCTCAAGTTTTCGGCATAG
- a CDS encoding helix-turn-helix domain-containing protein → MPETPASPSKCYSELLGVKLSTIYQWTHIGYIPHFKLGRFVRFREREVGRWLDSKAINGR, encoded by the coding sequence GTGCCGGAAACTCCGGCTTCACCGTCGAAATGCTATTCGGAATTGCTCGGCGTGAAGCTCTCCACTATTTACCAGTGGACTCACATCGGGTATATTCCGCATTTCAAGCTGGGGCGGTTTGTCCGGTTCAGGGAGCGTGAGGTAGGCCGATGGCTTGATTCAAAAGCTATAAATGGGAGATGA